From the Amycolatopsis thermoflava N1165 genome, one window contains:
- a CDS encoding ferredoxin, giving the protein MKLRKGPRLSVNNERCELFGTCQWEAPGLFELERNGRLRYRSRLTEEDWEPAVAAARSCPMQAIQIKGISDE; this is encoded by the coding sequence GTGAAGCTGCGCAAGGGACCACGTCTGAGCGTGAACAACGAGCGGTGCGAGTTGTTCGGCACCTGCCAGTGGGAGGCGCCGGGACTGTTCGAACTGGAGCGCAACGGCCGGCTGCGGTACCGGAGCCGGCTGACGGAAGAGGACTGGGAGCCCGCGGTCGCCGCCGCCCGCAGCTGCCCCATGCAGGCCATCCAGATCAAGGGGATCTCCGATGAGTGA
- a CDS encoding ferric reductase-like transmembrane domain-containing protein yields the protein MPLAQQTADTGLRGVAAFSARLAYAFMCLTLCWGVLTATGWVRNITGRKALRSGHIALATLTLAFGAIHALSFLFLTSGAFTVVQLTVPLNGLARHSFGIIGIELMLAVALTAGLQRYTAYRRWLWVHRLAYPAVALTALHSFFGAIANGHLALLWLGGITLLVPAVTLAVLRFLPTRVLERIGLVEELV from the coding sequence ATGCCGCTCGCGCAGCAGACGGCCGACACCGGTTTGCGCGGTGTCGCGGCCTTCTCCGCGCGGCTGGCGTACGCGTTCATGTGCCTGACCCTGTGCTGGGGCGTGCTGACCGCGACCGGCTGGGTCCGCAACATCACCGGCCGGAAAGCGCTGCGCAGCGGGCACATCGCGCTGGCCACGCTGACACTGGCCTTCGGCGCGATCCACGCCCTGTCGTTCCTGTTCCTGACCAGCGGCGCGTTCACCGTGGTGCAGCTGACTGTGCCGCTGAACGGGCTGGCGCGGCACAGCTTCGGCATCATCGGCATCGAGCTGATGCTCGCCGTCGCGCTCACCGCGGGCCTGCAGCGCTACACCGCCTACCGCCGCTGGCTGTGGGTGCACCGGCTGGCCTACCCGGCGGTCGCGCTGACCGCGCTGCACTCGTTCTTCGGCGCGATCGCCAACGGGCACCTCGCGCTGCTGTGGCTCGGCGGGATCACGCTGCTGGTGCCCGCGGTGACGCTGGCCGTGCTGCGGTTCCTGCCGACGCGGGTCCTGGAGCGCATCGGGCTGGTCGAGGAGCTGGTGTGA